From Labrus bergylta chromosome 22, fLabBer1.1, whole genome shotgun sequence, one genomic window encodes:
- the LOC109992836 gene encoding uncharacterized protein gives MMLFFVNLCLLWTLCVAQLDDMSQPVSFQTVKLGESASIECHIKNETHKRVWYKLNTWRSLQLVATFDTKYNKSQIADTFHQRYSVNFNRISSNLSISATTWEDTGTYFCGVLYLNDVRFGSGTFLMLKGANMISDSVVQQPGSQTVQLGDSVTLSCSVNTGHCAGEHTGVMWLKNSPDSGAQIISSSGYKNHSCDRTESGQTTCVYTLLMRNIRFDDEGMYYCDVTLCGHMLSGNGTRININNTKPVALSPAVIALILSNIALGIVTLVLLWKFYTSRRNNSTEVTGRRSEDCQASDGVLYEFESSAPEILQRTPEEKTSVDSVVYSDVRHCQKNRKPCFSNTEKHVQLSNM, from the exons ATGATGCTGTTCTTTGTGAATCTCTGCCTGCTCTGGACGTTAT GTGTGGCACAGTTAGATGACATGTCTCAGCCtgtttcttttcaaacagtgaAGCTTGGAGAATCAGCTTCTATTGAATGTCACATAAAGAATGAAACGCATAAAAGAGTGTGGTACAAATTGAATACATGGAGGAGCCTACAGCTAGTGGCAACATTTGATACTAAATATAACAAGAGTCAAATTGCTGATACATTTCATCAACGTTACTCAGTCAACTTTAACAGAATCAGCAGTAATCTGAGCATCTCTGCAACCACATGGGAGGACACTGGAACATACTTCTGTGGAGTATTGTACTTAAATGATGTTCGTTTTGGATCAGgaacctttttgatgctgaaag GTGCAAATATGATCAGTGATTCTGTTGTCCAGCAGCCAGGGTCTCAGACAGTCCAGCTAGGAGACTCTGTGACTCTCAGTTGCTCTGTTAACACTGGGCATTGTGCAGGTGAACACACTGGTGTCATGTGGCTGAAAAACTCTCCAGATTCTGGGGCACAAATTATTTCCTCATCTGGATATAAGAACCACAGCTGTGACAGGACTGAGAGTGGACAAACGACCTGTGTGTACACCTTGCTCATGAGGAACATCCGCTTTGATGATGAGGGAATGTACTACTGTGATGTGACTTTATGTGGACACATGCTGTCTGGGAACGGGACCAGGATTAACATTAACA ACACAAAACCAGTGGCATTAAGTCCAGCTGTTATTGCCCTGATCCTGTCAAACATCGCTCTTGGGATTGTGACACTCGTTCTTTTATGGAAATTCTACACAAGTCGGAGAAATAATTCCACAG AGGTAACAGGTAGACGTTCTGAAGACTGTCAG GCTAGTGATGGAGTACTCTATGAATTTGAGTCTTcagcccctgaaatcctccaaAGAACACCTGAGGAGAAAACGAGTGTAGATTCTGTGGTTTATTCTGATGTAAGACACTGCCAGAAGAACAGGAAGCCTTGTTTCAGTAATACAGAAAAACACGTACAGCTCAGCAATATGTAG
- the LOC109992834 gene encoding MAM domain-containing glycosylphosphatidylinositol anchor protein 1-like, with product MTAPKLLFYFTFLILDKSAQMTNLSSSVHQEREFISANVGDNITLKCSSGSNRVRRFSWYKQPLGQKPRLMSAFYESNKNIAFNDEWKNNPRFTLEAVNGGNHLNITDLHISDTAYYYCAVSISITYKFAVGTLVSVKSSGLNIPATVYQSESETIQLGSSVTLNCAVHTGTCDGEHSVHWFRNSEESHPGLIYTHVGSNDQCVRSPNTETNTCVYNLPLKSVNSSHAGTYYCAVVSCGRILFGNGTHLDIDKEDYSHILVYFLSGALTLTTIVSFSLTVILFSIRRKIRFHSGGTSASSATNTQGPINEDNLHYAALRVNQARRSRRHVDDTLAECVYSRVKT from the exons ATGACAGCTCCAAAGTTACTTTTCTATTTCACATTTCTCATCTTGGACAAAAGTg CTCAGATGACCAATCTATCCTCATCTGTTCATCAAGAGAGAGAATTTATATCAGCTAATGTCGGAGACAACATAACTTTGAAATGTTCCTCTGGAAGTAATAGGGTAAGACGTTTTTCCTGGTATAAGCAACCTCTCGGACAGAAACCAAGACTGATGTCTGCCTTCTATGAGTccaataaaaacattgcattTAATGATGAGTGGAAGAACAATCCACGCTTTACACTGGAAGCCGTAAATGGTGGAAATCACTTGAATATCACAGATTTACACATTTCAGACACAGCTTATTACTACTGCGCAGTTAGCATTTCAATAACTTATAAATTTGCAGTGGGTACTTTAGTCAGCGTTAAGAGTTCAGGTTTGAATATCCCGGCTACGGTTTATCAGTCAGAATCTGAGACCATCCAGCTTGGAAGCTCTGTGACTCTGAACTGTGCAGTCCACACTGGGACCTGTGATGGAGAACACAGTGTTCACTGGTTCAGAAACTCTGAAGAATCTCATCCAGGACTCATTTACACCCATGTCGGCAGCAATGATCAGTGTGTGAGGAGCcccaacacagaaacaaacacctgtGTCTACAACTTACCATTGAAGAGTGTCAATAGCTCTCATGCTGGGACTTACTACTGCGCTGTTGTCTCATGTGGACGCATTCTCTTCGGAAACGGGACCCACCTGGACATTGACA aAGAAGACTACTCTCATATCTTGGTGTATTTCTTGAGTGGAGCTTTGACATTAACCACCATCGTTAGTTTTTCACTCACTGTGATACTGTTCAGTATTAGGAGGAAAATCCGCTTTCACTCTGGAG gAACTTCGGCTTCTTCTGCTACGAATACACAG GGTCCCATAAATGAAGATAATCTTCATTACGCTGCTTTAAGGGTAAACCAGGCCAGAAGATCAAGAAGACATGTGGACGACACACTAGCTGAATGTGTGTACTCCAGAGTAAAGACATAA